Proteins encoded by one window of Juglans regia cultivar Chandler chromosome 15, Walnut 2.0, whole genome shotgun sequence:
- the LOC108981167 gene encoding uncharacterized protein LOC108981167: protein MHHRAQISLCKLFSRYPFQRSLIPSSSSSLNSLAMISTQLVSGSVPFRRPEFTVTPTSNFHHFRHPTLSKSIVQLMKYSAQPGGSVAEFDQNREVDMINLKFAEAREEIEMAMESKETVYFDEEAECARAAVKEVLDMFNGLLAKLPESERAALQRSMGLKIEQLKAELQQLNE from the coding sequence ATGCATCACCGTGCACAAATTTCTCTCTGTAAATTGTTTTCCAGATACCCTTTTCAACGATCTCTAATACCCAGTTCTTCATCTTCCCTTAACTCACTCGCAATGATTTCAACTCAACTCGTTTCAGGCTCGGTTCCTTTTCGAAGGCCTGAGTTTACCGTTACACCCACCTCAAATTTCCACCATTTCCGTCATCCAACTCTCTCAAAATCGATAGTCCAGTTGATGAAATACAGTGCTCAGCCTGGTGGCTCGGTGGCCGAGTTTGACCAGAACAGAGAGGTGGACATGATCAACCTCAAGTTTGCTGAAGCTAGAGAGGAGATAGAGATGGCTATGGAGTCCAAAGAGACTGTGTATTTTGATGAGGAAGCGGAGTGTGCTCGGGCTGCTGTGAAGGAAGTGTTGGACATGTTTAATGGACTATTAGCGAAGTTGCCGGAGAGCGAACGAGCGGCATTGCAGAGGTCAATGGGCCTGAAGATTGAGCAGTTGAAGGCTGAGCTTCAGCAGTTGAATGAGTAA